In Balaenoptera acutorostrata chromosome 19, mBalAcu1.1, whole genome shotgun sequence, the following proteins share a genomic window:
- the MBTPS1 gene encoding membrane-bound transcription factor site-1 protease isoform X1 — protein MTMKLVHIWLLLLVVFLCGKKHLGDRLEKKSFEKAPCPGCSHLTLKVEFSSTVVEYEYIVAFNGYFTAKARNSFISSALKSSAIDNWRIIPRNNPSSDYPSDFEVIQIKEKQKAGLLTLEDHPNIKRVTPQRKVFRSLKYTESDPAAAPCNETRWSQKWQSSRPLRRASLSLGSGFWHATGRHSSRRLLRAIPRQVAQTLQADVLWQMGYTGANVRVAVFDTGLSEKHPHFKNVKERTNWTNERTLDDGLGHGTFVAGVIASMRECQGFAPDAELHIFRVFTNNQVSYTSWFLDAFNYAILKKIDVLNLSIGGPDFMDHPFVDKVWELTANNVIMVSAIGNDGPLYGTLNNPADQMDVIGVGGIDFEDNIARFSSRGMTTWELPGGYGRMKPDIVTYGAGVRGSGVKGGCRALSGTSVASPVVAGAVTLLVSTVQRRELVNPASMKQALIAAARRLPGVNMFEQGHGKLDLLRAYQVLSSYKPQASLSPSYIDLTECPYMWPYCSQPIYYGGMPTIVNVTILNGMGVTGRIVDKPEWQPYLPQNGDSIEVAFSYSSVLWPWSGYLAISISVTKQAASWEGVAQGHVTVTVASPAEVDSNSGAEQTSTVKLPIKVKIIPAPPRSKRVLWDQYHNLRYPPGYFPRDNLRMKNDPLDWNGDHIHTNFRDMYQHLRSMGYFVEVLGSPFTCFDANQYGTLLMVDSEEEYFPEEVAKLRRDVDSGLSLIVFSDWYNTSVMRKVKFYDENTRQWWMPDTGGANIPALNELLSVWNMGFSDGLYEGDFTLANHDMYYASGCSIAKFPEDGIVITQTFKDQGLEVLKQETAVVENVPILGLYQIPAEGGGRIVLYGDSNCLDDSHRQKDCFWLLDALLQFTSYGVTPPSLSHSGARQRPPSGAHSVAPERMEGNHLHRYSKVLEARLGGPEPRALPACPHLSWAKPQPLNETAPSNLWKHQKLLSIDLDKVVVPSFRPNRPQVRPLSPGESGAWDIPGGIMPGRYNQEVGQTIPVFAFLGAMVVLAFFVVQINKAKSRPKRRKPRVKRPQLVQQVHPPKAPSV, from the exons ATGACCATGAAGCTTGTCCACATCTGGCTGCTTCTGCTGGTGGTTTTTCTCTGTGGGAAGAAACATCTGGGTGACAGACTGGAAAAGAAATCTTTTGAAAAGGCCCCGTGCCCTGGCTGTTCCCACCTGACCTTGAAGGTGGAGTTCTCCTCAACAGTTGTGGAATATG AGTATATCGTGGCTTTCAATGGATACTTTACAGCCAAAGCTAGAAATTCCTTTATTTCAAGCGCCCTGAAGAGCAGTGCAATCGACAACTGGAGAATTATACCTCGAAACAATCCATCCAGTGACTACCCTAGTGATTTTGAGGTGattcagataaaagaaaaacagaaagcggGGCTGCTGACACTTGAAGATCATCCAAACATCAAACGGGTAACACCCCAACGGAAAGTCTTCCGTTCCCTCAAGTATACGGAGT CTGACCCCGCCGCCGCGCCCTGCAACGAGACCCGCTGGAGCCAGAAGTGGCAGTCGTCCCGCCCCCTGCGCAGGGCCAGCCTCTCCCTGGGCTCGGGTTTCTGGCACGCCACCGGGAGACACTCGAGTAGACGGCTGCTCAGGGCCATCCCGCGCCAGGTCGCCCAGACGCTGCAGGCCGACGTGCTGTGGCAGATGGGCTACACAG GTGCTAACGTAAGAGTTGCCGTTTTTGACACCGGGCTGAGTGAGAAGCATCCCCACTTCAAAAACGTGAAGGAGAGAACCAACTGGACCAACGAGCGAACCCTCGATGACG GGCTGGGCCACGGCACGTTCGTGGCAGGTGTGATAGCCAGCATGCGGGAATGCCAGGGATTTGCTCCAGATGCAGAACTTCACATTTTCAGGGTCTTTACCAACAACCAG GTCTCCTACACGTCCTGGTTCCTGGACGCCTTCAACTACGCCATCCTGAAGAAGATCGACGTGCTGAACCTGAGCATCGGGGGCCCCGACTTCATGGACCACCCGTTCGTCGACAAG GTGTGGGAATTAACAGCTAACAACGTCATCATGGTTTCTGCTATTGGCAATGATGGGCCTCTTTATGG CACTCTGAATAACCCTGCTGACCAGATGGATGTGATCGGAGTGGGCGGCATTGACTTTGAGGACAACATCGCCCGCTTCTCATCGCGAGGAATGACCACCTGG GAGCTGCCAGGAGGCTATGGCCGCATGAAGCCTGACATTGTCACCTACGGCGCTGGAGTGAGGGGCTCTGGCGTGAAAGGCGGGTGCCGGGCGCTCTCGGGGACCAGCGTGGCTTCCCCAGTGGTGGCGGGCGCTGTCACCTTGCTGGTGAG CACAGTCCAGAGACGGGAGCTGGTGAATCCGGCCAGCATGAAGCAGGCCCTGATTGCAGCAGCCCGGAGGCTGCCCGGAGTGAATATGTTTGAACAAGGCCACGGCAAGCTGGACCTCCTCAGAGCCTACCAGGTCCTCAGCAGCTACAAGCCACAGGCCAG tttgagCCCCAGCTACATCGATCTGACCGAGTGTCCCTACATGTGGCCCTACTGCTCCCAGCCCATCTACTACGGAGGGATGCCGACGATCGTCAACGTCACCATCCTCAACGGCATGGGTGTCACAGGAAGAATCGTAGACAAG CCCGAGTGGCAGCCCTACTTACCGCAGAACGGAGACAGCATCGAGGTGGCTTTCTCTTACTCCTCAGTGCTGTGGCCTTGGTCGGGCTACCTGGCCATTTCCATCTCCGTCACCAAGCAGGCCGCCTCCTGGGAAGGCGTCGCACAGGGGCACGTCACGGTCACCGTGGCTTCCCCGGCAGAGGTGGAC tcaaacAGTGGTGCAGAACAGACTTCAACGGTGAAGCTCCCAATTAAGGTGAAGATAATCCCCGCTCCTCCTCGAAGCAAGAGGGTTCTCTGGGACCAGTACCACAACCTGCGCTATCCGCCCGGCTACTTCCCCAGGGACAACCTGAGGATGAAGAACGACCCTTTGGACTG GAATGGCGACCACATCCACACCAACTTCAGGGACATGTACCAGCACTTGAGAAGCATGGGCTACTTCGTCGAAGTCCTCGGCTCCCCCTTCACGTGCTTTGACGCTAATCAGTACG GAACGTTGCTCATGGTGGATAGCGAGGAGGAGTACTTCCCTGAGGAGGTGGCCAAGCTCCGGAGGGACGTGGACAGCGGCCTCTCGCTCATCGTCTTCAGCGACTGGTACAACACGTCCGTGATGAGGAAGGTCAAGTTTTACGACGAGAACACGAG GCAGTGGTGGATGCCGGACACCGGAGGAGCCAACATCCCAGCCCTGAATGAGCTGCTGTCGGTCTGGAACATGGGATTCAGCGATGGCCTGTACGAGGGGGACTTTACCTTGGCAAACCATGACA TGTATTACGCGTCGGGGTGCAGCATTGCTAAATTTCCAGAAGATGGCATAGTGATAACACAGACATTTAAGGACCAAG GATTGGAGGTCTTAAAGCAGGAAACAGCGGTTGTTGAAAACGTCCCCATTTTGGGGCTGTATCAGATCCCGGCTGAGGGTGGAGGCCGGATCGTGCTGTACGGAGACTCCAATTGCTTGGATGACAGTCACCGGCAGAAGG ACTGCTTCTGGCTCCTGGATGCGCTCCTGCAGTTCACGTCGTACGGGGTGACGCCCCCCAGCCTCAGCCACTCGGGGGCTCGGCAGCGCCCCCCCAGCGGGGCGCACTCGGTGGCTCCGGAGAGGATGGAAG GGAACCACCTGCACCGGTACTCCAAGGTCCTTGAGGCCCGGCTGGGAGGCCCTGAGCCCCGGGCGCTGCCGGCCTGTCCGCACCTGTCGTGGGCCAAGCCGCAGCCCTTGAATGAGACGGCTCCCAG TAATCTTTGGAAACACCAGAAGCTACTCTCCATCGACCTGGACAAGGTGGTGGTACCCAGCTTCCGACCAAATCGCCCTCAAGTGAGGCCCTTGTCTCCGGGAGAGAGTGGAGCCTGGGACATTCCTGGAG GGATCATGCCTGGCCGCTACAACCAGGAGGTGGGCCAGACCATTCCCGTCTTCGCCTTCCTGGGAGCCATGGTGGTCCTGGCCTTCTTCGTGGTGCAGATCAACAAGGCCAAGAGCAGGCCAAAGCGGAGGAAGCCTAGGGTGAAGCGCCCACAGCTTGTGCAGCAGGTTCACCCACCAAAGGCCCCCTCGGTGTGA
- the MBTPS1 gene encoding membrane-bound transcription factor site-1 protease isoform X2, whose product MTMKLVHIWLLLLVVFLCGKKHLGDRLEKKSFEKAPCPGCSHLTLKVEFSSTVVEYEYIVAFNGYFTAKARNSFISSALKSSAIDNWRIIPRNNPSSDYPSDFEVIQIKEKQKAGLLTLEDHPNIKRVTPQRKVFRSLKYTESDPAAAPCNETRWSQKWQSSRPLRRASLSLGSGFWHATGRHSSRRLLRAIPRQVAQTLQADVLWQMGYTGANVRVAVFDTGLSEKHPHFKNVKERTNWTNERTLDDGLGHGTFVAGVIASMRECQGFAPDAELHIFRVFTNNQVSYTSWFLDAFNYAILKKIDVLNLSIGGPDFMDHPFVDKVWELTANNVIMVSAIGNDGPLYGTLNNPADQMDVIGVGGIDFEDNIARFSSRGMTTWELPGGYGRMKPDIVTYGAGVRGSGVKGGCRALSGTSVASPVVAGAVTLLVSLSPSYIDLTECPYMWPYCSQPIYYGGMPTIVNVTILNGMGVTGRIVDKPEWQPYLPQNGDSIEVAFSYSSVLWPWSGYLAISISVTKQAASWEGVAQGHVTVTVASPAEVDSNSGAEQTSTVKLPIKVKIIPAPPRSKRVLWDQYHNLRYPPGYFPRDNLRMKNDPLDWNGDHIHTNFRDMYQHLRSMGYFVEVLGSPFTCFDANQYGTLLMVDSEEEYFPEEVAKLRRDVDSGLSLIVFSDWYNTSVMRKVKFYDENTRQWWMPDTGGANIPALNELLSVWNMGFSDGLYEGDFTLANHDMYYASGCSIAKFPEDGIVITQTFKDQGLEVLKQETAVVENVPILGLYQIPAEGGGRIVLYGDSNCLDDSHRQKDCFWLLDALLQFTSYGVTPPSLSHSGARQRPPSGAHSVAPERMEGNHLHRYSKVLEARLGGPEPRALPACPHLSWAKPQPLNETAPSNLWKHQKLLSIDLDKVVVPSFRPNRPQVRPLSPGESGAWDIPGGIMPGRYNQEVGQTIPVFAFLGAMVVLAFFVVQINKAKSRPKRRKPRVKRPQLVQQVHPPKAPSV is encoded by the exons ATGACCATGAAGCTTGTCCACATCTGGCTGCTTCTGCTGGTGGTTTTTCTCTGTGGGAAGAAACATCTGGGTGACAGACTGGAAAAGAAATCTTTTGAAAAGGCCCCGTGCCCTGGCTGTTCCCACCTGACCTTGAAGGTGGAGTTCTCCTCAACAGTTGTGGAATATG AGTATATCGTGGCTTTCAATGGATACTTTACAGCCAAAGCTAGAAATTCCTTTATTTCAAGCGCCCTGAAGAGCAGTGCAATCGACAACTGGAGAATTATACCTCGAAACAATCCATCCAGTGACTACCCTAGTGATTTTGAGGTGattcagataaaagaaaaacagaaagcggGGCTGCTGACACTTGAAGATCATCCAAACATCAAACGGGTAACACCCCAACGGAAAGTCTTCCGTTCCCTCAAGTATACGGAGT CTGACCCCGCCGCCGCGCCCTGCAACGAGACCCGCTGGAGCCAGAAGTGGCAGTCGTCCCGCCCCCTGCGCAGGGCCAGCCTCTCCCTGGGCTCGGGTTTCTGGCACGCCACCGGGAGACACTCGAGTAGACGGCTGCTCAGGGCCATCCCGCGCCAGGTCGCCCAGACGCTGCAGGCCGACGTGCTGTGGCAGATGGGCTACACAG GTGCTAACGTAAGAGTTGCCGTTTTTGACACCGGGCTGAGTGAGAAGCATCCCCACTTCAAAAACGTGAAGGAGAGAACCAACTGGACCAACGAGCGAACCCTCGATGACG GGCTGGGCCACGGCACGTTCGTGGCAGGTGTGATAGCCAGCATGCGGGAATGCCAGGGATTTGCTCCAGATGCAGAACTTCACATTTTCAGGGTCTTTACCAACAACCAG GTCTCCTACACGTCCTGGTTCCTGGACGCCTTCAACTACGCCATCCTGAAGAAGATCGACGTGCTGAACCTGAGCATCGGGGGCCCCGACTTCATGGACCACCCGTTCGTCGACAAG GTGTGGGAATTAACAGCTAACAACGTCATCATGGTTTCTGCTATTGGCAATGATGGGCCTCTTTATGG CACTCTGAATAACCCTGCTGACCAGATGGATGTGATCGGAGTGGGCGGCATTGACTTTGAGGACAACATCGCCCGCTTCTCATCGCGAGGAATGACCACCTGG GAGCTGCCAGGAGGCTATGGCCGCATGAAGCCTGACATTGTCACCTACGGCGCTGGAGTGAGGGGCTCTGGCGTGAAAGGCGGGTGCCGGGCGCTCTCGGGGACCAGCGTGGCTTCCCCAGTGGTGGCGGGCGCTGTCACCTTGCTGGTGAG tttgagCCCCAGCTACATCGATCTGACCGAGTGTCCCTACATGTGGCCCTACTGCTCCCAGCCCATCTACTACGGAGGGATGCCGACGATCGTCAACGTCACCATCCTCAACGGCATGGGTGTCACAGGAAGAATCGTAGACAAG CCCGAGTGGCAGCCCTACTTACCGCAGAACGGAGACAGCATCGAGGTGGCTTTCTCTTACTCCTCAGTGCTGTGGCCTTGGTCGGGCTACCTGGCCATTTCCATCTCCGTCACCAAGCAGGCCGCCTCCTGGGAAGGCGTCGCACAGGGGCACGTCACGGTCACCGTGGCTTCCCCGGCAGAGGTGGAC tcaaacAGTGGTGCAGAACAGACTTCAACGGTGAAGCTCCCAATTAAGGTGAAGATAATCCCCGCTCCTCCTCGAAGCAAGAGGGTTCTCTGGGACCAGTACCACAACCTGCGCTATCCGCCCGGCTACTTCCCCAGGGACAACCTGAGGATGAAGAACGACCCTTTGGACTG GAATGGCGACCACATCCACACCAACTTCAGGGACATGTACCAGCACTTGAGAAGCATGGGCTACTTCGTCGAAGTCCTCGGCTCCCCCTTCACGTGCTTTGACGCTAATCAGTACG GAACGTTGCTCATGGTGGATAGCGAGGAGGAGTACTTCCCTGAGGAGGTGGCCAAGCTCCGGAGGGACGTGGACAGCGGCCTCTCGCTCATCGTCTTCAGCGACTGGTACAACACGTCCGTGATGAGGAAGGTCAAGTTTTACGACGAGAACACGAG GCAGTGGTGGATGCCGGACACCGGAGGAGCCAACATCCCAGCCCTGAATGAGCTGCTGTCGGTCTGGAACATGGGATTCAGCGATGGCCTGTACGAGGGGGACTTTACCTTGGCAAACCATGACA TGTATTACGCGTCGGGGTGCAGCATTGCTAAATTTCCAGAAGATGGCATAGTGATAACACAGACATTTAAGGACCAAG GATTGGAGGTCTTAAAGCAGGAAACAGCGGTTGTTGAAAACGTCCCCATTTTGGGGCTGTATCAGATCCCGGCTGAGGGTGGAGGCCGGATCGTGCTGTACGGAGACTCCAATTGCTTGGATGACAGTCACCGGCAGAAGG ACTGCTTCTGGCTCCTGGATGCGCTCCTGCAGTTCACGTCGTACGGGGTGACGCCCCCCAGCCTCAGCCACTCGGGGGCTCGGCAGCGCCCCCCCAGCGGGGCGCACTCGGTGGCTCCGGAGAGGATGGAAG GGAACCACCTGCACCGGTACTCCAAGGTCCTTGAGGCCCGGCTGGGAGGCCCTGAGCCCCGGGCGCTGCCGGCCTGTCCGCACCTGTCGTGGGCCAAGCCGCAGCCCTTGAATGAGACGGCTCCCAG TAATCTTTGGAAACACCAGAAGCTACTCTCCATCGACCTGGACAAGGTGGTGGTACCCAGCTTCCGACCAAATCGCCCTCAAGTGAGGCCCTTGTCTCCGGGAGAGAGTGGAGCCTGGGACATTCCTGGAG GGATCATGCCTGGCCGCTACAACCAGGAGGTGGGCCAGACCATTCCCGTCTTCGCCTTCCTGGGAGCCATGGTGGTCCTGGCCTTCTTCGTGGTGCAGATCAACAAGGCCAAGAGCAGGCCAAAGCGGAGGAAGCCTAGGGTGAAGCGCCCACAGCTTGTGCAGCAGGTTCACCCACCAAAGGCCCCCTCGGTGTGA